GGCCCACTACGCCAAGGTCCTGCTCGATGCGCTGTTCGGCCGCGACGCGTTCCTCAACGAGATCATCTGGGCGTACGACTTCGGCGCGAAGTCCCGGTCGCGCTGGCCGACCAAGCACGACACGATCCTGGTCTACGTGAAGGACCCCGAGCGGTACTGGTTCGACTCCGAGGCCGTCGACCGCGAGCCGTACATGGCGCCGGGACTCGTCACCCCCGAGAAGCGTGCGCGCGGCAAGCTCCCGACGGACGTCTGGTGGCACACGATCGTCTCGCCGACCGGGAGCGAGAAGACCGGCTACCCGACGCAGAAGCCCGAGGGGGTGCTCCGCCGGATGGTGCAGGCGTCCTCGCGCGAGGGCGACTGGGTCCTCGACTCCTTCGCCGGCAGCGGCACGCTCGGCGCCGTCGCCCACGCGCTCGGTCGGCGCTTCGTCCTGGTCGACCACAACCCGGTCGCCGTCGACGTCATGCGCCGGCGACTGCCCGGCGCGGCGGTCGAGCAGCAGGGCACCGGGGCCTGACGGTCGAGGGGCGGGTCCGACGCCGTCGCGTCGCACCCGCCCCTCGTGCCGTCCCGTGGACCGCTACGCAGAGTGGCGTCCGTGGTTCGGGTGCGGTTCGGTCTCCGGTCCGGTGGGAGCGGTCGGACTGGAGGGACGGCCCGCGTCCGCCTCGCCGGTCCCGGCCGCGTGGGCCGGGTGGGTGCGGATCGTCCCCGTGGTGGCGGCCGGCTCGTCGACCGGGGCCGCCGCGGCGTGCGCACCGTGCGTCGTCGCGTCCGGCAGCGGCGCACGGGTGTCGGTGGCCCGGTCCGCGACCGCGGTGGCCGTCCCGCCGGTCGCGCCCGCCCCGACGGCCGATGCGGCGCTCCGGGGCTGCGGGCTCGCCGCGACGTCCGGCGACACGGGCACGGTCCGCATCGAACCGGTGTCCGGGGACACGAGCGAGCCCGTGTTCGCGGCCGCGCGCTGGGCGTCGGCGGACAACTGGTCGGTGCCGTTGCCGCCGGCGGCACCCTTGGCGGCGTTCGCCTGCTCCTGCAGGGCGGACACCTTGCGGAGCGGCGGGACGCGGAAGAACCAGGTCAGGACGAACGCGAGCAGGATCACCGCGAGGCCGACCCAGTAGACGACGACGGCGGAGCTGCTGAAGCCGACGAGGAACGGACGGGTGAGCCGCGGGTCGGCGCCGTTCAGGAACGAGGTGTCGCTCGTGGCCGATCCGGCTCCGGAGCTCGCCGCCGTGTTGCCCTTCTTGAGCTGGTCGACGAGCTTCGGGGCGACCTCGTCCACCACGGCGCTGCGCTGGTCGGCGTTGCTGTAGTCGACCTGGACCGTGCCGTCGACGACCTCGGCGTTCGCCTTGGACGCGACCGTCTCGAGCGCCTGCTGCTCGGCCTGCGGCTTCGCGGCCGCGACCTGCTGGGCGATGACGCTGTCGGCGGCCGATGCGGGCACGGCGCCGGCGGCGACCTGCTGCTGGACGGCCGCGGTGACCTTCTGCGTGACCGCCTGGTCCGCCGCCTGCTTGGCCGCGGCGGCACCCTCGTCGAGCCCGCTCTGCACGTTCTGCTGGACAGGACGGACGATCTTCGACCAGATCTGGTCCATCACGCCCTTGTTCTCGGAGGCGTTCGCCACCGACGGCGTGAGGGCGGCGGTCAGGGCCGGCTTGAGCGTCGACTCGTTCTGCATCGCGCCGGTGATGTTCGTCGGCATCAGCGTGAACAGGACCGACAGGAGCACCGCGGTGCCCATGGTGCCGCCGATCTGCCGGAAGAACGTCGCCGCGCTCGTCGCGACACCGATGTCCCGAGGGCTCACCGAGTTCTGCGCCGCCAGGGTCAGCGTCTGCATGAGCTGTCCGAGCCCGAGCCCGATGCCGAACATGCCGAGCATGAGGAACCAGAGCGGGCGGTCGGCGGTCAGGAAGGTCAGGACCGTGAAGCCGATCGCGGTGAACGCCGTGCCGGTGACCGGGAACACCTGGTACTTGCCGGTGCGCGAGATGATCTGGCCGGAGGCGATCGACGAGATCATCAGGCCGAGGACCATCGGGAGCATGGCGAAGCCGGACTCCGTCGGGGTCACGCCCTTCACGATCTGCAGGTACAGCGGGATGGTCAGCATCGCGCCGAACATGCCGAAGCCGACCAGGACGCTCAGCACCGCAGCCATCGAGAACACCCGCGAGCCGAAGAGCTTGAGCGGCAGGATCGCGTCGTCGCCCATCGAGCGCTCGACGATCACGAACGCGATGAGCCCGAGCGCGCCGATGGCGTAGCAGGCGATGGCGCCGGGGGAGTCCCAGCCCCACTCGCGCCCCTGCTCGGCGATGAGCAGCAGCGGCACGAGGGTGACGATGACGAGCATCGCGCCCCACCAGTCGATGCGGGGCTTGCCGCGGTCGCCGAACTTCGGCAGGTGCAGGAACGTCAGCACCATGACGAGCGCGACGACGCCGACCGGCACGTTGATCAGGAAGACCCAGCGCCAGCCGTTGATGAACAGGATCTGCGAGGCCCCGGCGAACAGCCCGCCCACGAGCGGGCCGATGACCGACGAGATGCCGAAGACCGCCAGGAAGTAGCCCTGGTACTTCGCACGCTCGCGCGGGGCGAGCATGTCGCCCATGATCGCGAGGGGCAGCGACATCAGGCCACCGGCGCCCAGGCCCTGCAGTGCGCGGAAGCCGGCGAGCATGAGCATCGAGGTCGAGAACGACGCGGCGAGCGACCCGACGATGAAGATGCCGATTGCGGTGAGGAACAGCGGTCGGCGGCCGAAGATGTCGGAGAGCTTGCCGTAGATCGGGGTCGTCACGGTCGAGGCGATGAGGTACCCCGTCGTGACCCACGCCTGCTGGTCGAGCCCGTGCAGGTCGTCGCCGATCGTGCGGATGGCCGTGCCGACGATGGTCTGGTCGAGGGCACCGAGGAACATGCCGGCCATCAGTCCGTAGATGACGAGCAGGATCTGCCGGTGGTTCATCACGGCGTTCGAGGACGTCGTGGGAGCCGCAGGTGCGGTCGCTGTCTGGGTCATGTGCTTCGGGTCTCCCGTGCTGGTGCGTGCGCGACCGTCCCGGTGATCGAAGGTTGCGCTCGCTGCAAAAATACAACCGGCGCAAGCCAGTTGTTCCCACCGACGGCGTTCCTGTGGACATCGGCAGGGTGGTTGCGGGATGTGGAGGAGGCGCCGTCGGACGGATCCGACGACGCCTCCCGGGGGACCAGCGGGCTGGGACTACGCCCCGAGCGCCGCGTCCACGATCTCCTTGGCCTCGCGCTGCACCTGCTCCAGGTGCTCCTGCCCGACGAAGCTCTCGGCGTAGATCTTGTAGACGTCCTCGGTGCCGGACGGGCGCGCGGCGAACCACGCCCGGTCGGTGACCACCTTCACGCCGCCGACCGCCGCGTCGTTGCCCGGGGCCTTCGACAGCTTCGCCGTGATCGGGTCGCCCGCCAGGGTGTCGGCCGTGATGGCGTCCCCGTCGAGCTTCGACAGGCGGGCCTTCTGCTCCTTGCTGGCCGCGGCGTCGACGCGCTGGTACACGGGCGCGCCGAACCGCTCGGTCAGCTCCGTGTAGAGCTGCGAGGGCGTCTTGCCCGTCACGGCGATGATCTCCGACGCGAGCAGCGCCAGGATGATGCCGTCCTTGTCGGTCGTCCACGCGGTGCCGTCCTTGCGCAGGAACGACGCCCCGGCGGACTCCTCGCCACCGAACGCCACCGAGCCGTCGATCAGACCCGGGACGAACCACTTGAAGCCGACCGGGACCTCCCACAGGCGCCGACCCAGCGACTCGGCGACCCGGTCGATGATGCTCGACGACACCAGGGTCTTGCCGATCGCCGCGTCGTCACGCCACTCGGGCCGGTGCGCGTACAGGTACTCGATCGCGACGGCGAGGTAGTGGTTCGGGTTCATCAGGCCGCCGTCGGGCGTGACGATGCCGTGGCGGTCGGAGTCGGCGTCGTTGCCGGTCAGGACGTCGAACTCGTCCTTGCGGGCCACCACGGACGCCATGGCGCTCGCGCTCGACGGGTCCATCCGGATCTTGCCGTCCCAGTCGAGCGTCATGAACGCCCACCGGGGGTCGACCTCAGGGTTCACGACGGTCAGGTCGAGCCCGTAGTGGTCGCGGATGCGCTCCCAGTACGGCAGCGAGGCGCCGCCGAGCGGGTCCGCGCCGATCCGCACCCCGGCGCGCTTGATCGCGTCGATGTCGATGATGTGCTCGAGGTCGGCGACGTACGAGCCGAGGTAGTCGTAGCCCTCCGCCGTGGTCGCGTCCTGCCGTCGCACCTCGGCGTTGCCGCCGGCGATGATCGCGTTCGCGCGGTCGGCGATCCAGGACGTCGCGTCGCTGTCGGCCGGGCCACCGTGCGGCGGGTTGTACTTGAAGCCGCCGTCGCGGGGCGGGTTGTGGCTCGGCGTGATGACGATGCCGTCCGCGGTGTCGGTGTTGCCCGCCCGGTTGTACGCGATGATCGCGTGGCTCAGCGCGGGCGTCGGGACGAAGCCGTCCTGGGCGTCGGCGAGGACCCGGACGCCGTTCGCGGCGAGCACCTGCAGCGCGGTCTGCTCGGCGGGGGCGGACAGGGCGTGCGTGTC
The Curtobacterium citreum genome window above contains:
- a CDS encoding DNA-methyltransferase, whose translation is MRTIDDRSPDLVVLGENLDVTPTLPDGAFTVVYLDPPFNTGRKQRRHAVTAVQRDVGSPSTITGFRGRTYERVRGDLMRFDDRFEDYWSFLEPRLLEAWRLLADDGTLYLHLDYREAHYAKVLLDALFGRDAFLNEIIWAYDFGAKSRSRWPTKHDTILVYVKDPERYWFDSEAVDREPYMAPGLVTPEKRARGKLPTDVWWHTIVSPTGSEKTGYPTQKPEGVLRRMVQASSREGDWVLDSFAGSGTLGAVAHALGRRFVLVDHNPVAVDVMRRRLPGAAVEQQGTGA
- the pgm gene encoding phosphoglucomutase (alpha-D-glucose-1,6-bisphosphate-dependent), which encodes MNDRAGTPATADDLVDLDALLAAYHERVPDVSIPEQKVVFGTSGHRGSSLDTAFNDTHIAAITQAIVEYRTQQGTDGPLFIGRDTHALSAPAEQTALQVLAANGVRVLADAQDGFVPTPALSHAIIAYNRAGNTDTADGIVITPSHNPPRDGGFKYNPPHGGPADSDATSWIADRANAIIAGGNAEVRRQDATTAEGYDYLGSYVADLEHIIDIDAIKRAGVRIGADPLGGASLPYWERIRDHYGLDLTVVNPEVDPRWAFMTLDWDGKIRMDPSSASAMASVVARKDEFDVLTGNDADSDRHGIVTPDGGLMNPNHYLAVAIEYLYAHRPEWRDDAAIGKTLVSSSIIDRVAESLGRRLWEVPVGFKWFVPGLIDGSVAFGGEESAGASFLRKDGTAWTTDKDGIILALLASEIIAVTGKTPSQLYTELTERFGAPVYQRVDAAASKEQKARLSKLDGDAITADTLAGDPITAKLSKAPGNDAAVGGVKVVTDRAWFAARPSGTEDVYKIYAESFVGQEHLEQVQREAKEIVDAALGA
- a CDS encoding MDR family MFS transporter; protein product: MTQTATAPAAPTTSSNAVMNHRQILLVIYGLMAGMFLGALDQTIVGTAIRTIGDDLHGLDQQAWVTTGYLIASTVTTPIYGKLSDIFGRRPLFLTAIGIFIVGSLAASFSTSMLMLAGFRALQGLGAGGLMSLPLAIMGDMLAPRERAKYQGYFLAVFGISSVIGPLVGGLFAGASQILFINGWRWVFLINVPVGVVALVMVLTFLHLPKFGDRGKPRIDWWGAMLVIVTLVPLLLIAEQGREWGWDSPGAIACYAIGALGLIAFVIVERSMGDDAILPLKLFGSRVFSMAAVLSVLVGFGMFGAMLTIPLYLQIVKGVTPTESGFAMLPMVLGLMISSIASGQIISRTGKYQVFPVTGTAFTAIGFTVLTFLTADRPLWFLMLGMFGIGLGLGQLMQTLTLAAQNSVSPRDIGVATSAATFFRQIGGTMGTAVLLSVLFTLMPTNITGAMQNESTLKPALTAALTPSVANASENKGVMDQIWSKIVRPVQQNVQSGLDEGAAAAKQAADQAVTQKVTAAVQQQVAAGAVPASAADSVIAQQVAAAKPQAEQQALETVASKANAEVVDGTVQVDYSNADQRSAVVDEVAPKLVDQLKKGNTAASSGAGSATSDTSFLNGADPRLTRPFLVGFSSSAVVVYWVGLAVILLAFVLTWFFRVPPLRKVSALQEQANAAKGAAGGNGTDQLSADAQRAAANTGSLVSPDTGSMRTVPVSPDVAASPQPRSAASAVGAGATGGTATAVADRATDTRAPLPDATTHGAHAAAAPVDEPAATTGTIRTHPAHAAGTGEADAGRPSSPTAPTGPETEPHPNHGRHSA